Proteins co-encoded in one Neofelis nebulosa isolate mNeoNeb1 chromosome 2, mNeoNeb1.pri, whole genome shotgun sequence genomic window:
- the MUL1 gene encoding mitochondrial ubiquitin ligase activator of NFKB 1, producing the protein MESGGRPSLGQFILLGASSVVTAVLYSVYRQKAQVAQELKGAKRIHLGEDLKSILSEAPGKCVPYAVIEGAVRSVKETLNSQFVENCKGVIQRLTLQEHKMVWNRTTHLWNDCSKIIHQRTNTVPFDLVPHEDSVDMAVRVLKPLDSQDLGLETVYEKFHPSIQSFTDVIGHYISGERPKGIQETEEMLKVGATLTGVGELVLDNNSVRLQPPKQGMQYYLSSQDFDSLLQRQESSVRLWKVLTLVFGFATCAALFFVLRKHYLQRQERLRLRQMEKEFQEHEAQLLSRAKPEDRESLKSACVVCLSNFKSCVFLECGHVCSCAECYRALPEPKRCPICRQEITRVIPLFNS; encoded by the exons ATGGAGAGCGGAGGGCGGCCCTCGCTGGGCCAGTTCATCCTCCTGGGCGCCAGCTCTGTCGTCACCGCCGTCCTGTACTCCGTGTACCGGCAGAAGGCCCAGGTCGCCCAAGAGCTCAAG GGAGCGAAAAGAATCCACTTGGGTGAAGACTTGAAGAGCATTCTTTCAGAAGCTCCAGGAAAATGTGTGCCTTATGCAGTTATTGAag GAGCTGTCCGATCGGTTAAAGAAACGCTTAACAGCCAGTTCGTGGAGAACTGCAAGGGAGTGATTCAGCGGCTGACCCTGCAGGAGCACAAGATGGTGTGGAATCGAACCACCCACCTCTG GAATGACTGCTCAAAGATCATTCACCAGAGGACCAATACGGTGCCCTTTGACCTGGTACCCCACGAGGACAGCGTGGACATGGCCGTGCGAGTGCTGAAGCCCCTGGACTCCCAGGATCTGGGCCTGGAGACTGTGTACGAGAAGTTCCACCCCTCCATCCAGTCCTTCACTGATGTCATCGGCCACTATATCAGTGGCGAGCGGCCCAAAGGCATCCAGGAGACCGAGGAGATGCTGAAGGTTGGGGCCACGCTCACGGGGGTCGGCGAGCTGGTCCTGGACAACAACTCTGTCCGCCTGCAGCCCCCCAAGCAGGGCATGCAGTACTATCTAAGCAGCCAGGACTTTGACAGCCTGCTGCAGAGGCAGGAGTCGAGCGTCAGGCTCTGGAAGGTCCTGACGCTGGTCTTCGGCTTTGCCACGTGCGCGGCCCTCTTCTTCGTCCTCCGAAAGCACTATCTGCAGCGGCAGGAGCGGCTGCGCCTCAGGCAGATGGAGAAGGAGTTCCAGGAGCACGAGGCCCAGCTGCTGAGCCGCGCCAAGCCTGAGGACAGGGAGAGTCTGAAGAGCGCCTGCGTCGTGTGTCTGAGCAACTTCAAGTCCTGCGTCTTTCTGGAGTGTGGGCACGTTTGTTCCTGTGCCGAGTGCTACCGCGCCTTGCCGGAGCCCAAGAGGTGCCCCATCTGCAGACAGGAGATCACCCGGGTGATTCCCTTGTTCAACAGCTAA